Genomic window (Aquila chrysaetos chrysaetos chromosome 22, bAquChr1.4, whole genome shotgun sequence):
ATCTCCATCGCTAGTTTGCCTGTTggcctcttcctccctcctccctgcctccccccccccatgcccccccgCTATTCCCTCTCCCCAGGAGAAAGAACATAAATAACTTCTGGAGCTGAGTGTCATTAATAAgctttttacaaaacaaaccaacccccccccccccacaccccaaacCCCTGTTCTTCCTCTGGGAAGTATCCAGAATCTGACTATAACATGAAAAAGTAGAAGTTGTTTACAAATCATTGCAGCTTGAGAATTACAGATCTTAATGAGATCCTAATCAGTAGAAGCCAGTCTCAAGACAGCTGCTGCATTCTCTTGTTAAGTTTATAATTGGCGATAGCATCGTGTATTTCTCAAAGCAGTTCTTCCTCACATTCCGCAGTATAAATTACAGTTAGCCACTGTGGCAGAAACTGATAAAAAATGCAGATCTTCAGCTTTTGctaaaatctttgcttttttgtggcTGAAATCCCGGgcttactcatttttcttttttcctttctttacccTTTTTAATAAATGACCAAGTGGGAGAGGAAAAGTCTCCAACTGTTTGCATTACGTGCAGTCATATATGGAGGTGCTGCAGCTCAACGAGCAGTTTGTTTTAGTtgcttcaaagagaaagaagccaGACCAAGTTGTCTTCCACTTTgtttccagagggaaaaaaaagtcaacgTCTACGGCCTCTGGCATTTTAAAGTAGTATCTGGGCAACGTACGGAGAGTGAGTGCTTGCTACAGCTGCCAGTAAAGGGAGGTCGCTGGATTCAATCctaaaaggaagcagaagagtCACATTTAATCTAACCCGAAACGTAGCTGGGCTGAACACGTGCGTTAGTGACCACATTGCCTGCTCAAGCCCAAGCGTTTGTGCTTGGGCCACGAGCGTATACAGCTCCGAGCCGCAGGACATTCCTCCGGTAAAATTGAAGCCAATTGTGCTGCTCTCCTAAGTGTGCAGCACTGCCAGCTGGGTTACACGCTCCAGCCACCAGATTGTTTCTAACATCCCCTCCAGACGTGCCTGCTTGTGCTGAAGAGCGACAGCTCTGCGCTGTCAACGCTGCCTCCAGCCTACCTGcccgtttggtttttttctttcgCAGGGCCAACAAACTGGTGAGAAAGCagatggaggaaggaaaaacagcagatTCCTTCCTACCCTTGAAGTAAAGGGAGCAATGGTTGGGGGACAAAGCGCAGGATCACAGAACTAGGCTAAACTACTTCTGCAGCTACCAAGGAAGCCCTGGCACCGTGCTGCAGCtcatcctgctgcagctgctccccCATCTCCAGCTCCACACATGCTCCGTGTGCCTTCCTGCTCACCCTGTACTCCCCTGCATAAAAAGATATTCAGAGCCTTCCTATAAACACCCCTTAAATAGCTTCTCTGCCTGTGCCCCACACCCACAGAGAGGTATTATGTGCCTTACATGACACAGAGGGTGTTTTCTGCCATGTAGGGTAAGTCAACCTGGAGGAATCAGGTGCCCCACGTTGTTCAGTGATGACTGACCAACTAAGGAAGGAGTCTGATAAGCTTTGGAGTGCTGAGCCCATCTTCCTGCCcggaggaaagagagaaaggctGGGGGATCCTCGGGATCAAGCAACGGCTAAGGAAAAGCCTGCGGCCATGGGTGATTTATGCCACTCTACGGTTCCAGTCCCATTTAGGAATCCATTTCGCTGTGCTTAGAACAAGCCCAGGCGGAGGATTTGGCACCAGGAAACCCAGGGCAGCACTGCTCGGAGGAAGTTTGTGATCGTACCCCAGCACCACGCCCAGCTCCTTGACGTGAACTCTCATCTGGCCCTTGAGATACTCGGACAGCatcttgcttttgaaatagaGCTCCTGCAGCCGATCTTCCAGGTGCATAACACACTAGAAAGCAAAGGGAGTTGTGTCAGGGAAAAGACAGCGCTATATCCAAACCGCACCCAGCCTCAGAGCGAAACAGCACAGACCCCATACGTCTATTGCCTTTTCCGTGGCTGCGTCTAGGTGAATAATTAGTAAGATATTCACTGGCAAGACTCTTACTTTTGAGCAGAAGCCTTTGATTGCATGTTAAATCAGAATTAATGAGACAGCTGTCTTAATCACAGAGCAGCGTTTAAATGGACAGCTCCAACAGCTACATCAGGGGATGCACTGGTTACTAGAATTGTGGCTACAGATAAATACACTAGGCAAAACCTTACACCCTCTTTAACCTATGAAGTGAaaggatgctttaaaaaaacatcaccCTCTCAACTGTCAATCATACTTACAAAGTTTGGAGATAAATTATGCTTGTAAAGCTGAAGGGTGGAATGAAGCAGGTTGGAGACGAGACTCGAGACTAACACTTCTTTTCCCAGCTTATTATCAATCATTCGTCTCTGGCTACTGGCCACTTGCACCGTCCATTTGTCCGTGTCTGCAATAATGCAGACGGCTTCTGCAATCGGTTCATCCAGAACAGGATgctagaaacaaaaaatgaatagCGGAACGCTGAGAATGACAAATGACAACAGTCTATTCACAAAACATCGCCATCCTCAATAGCAGCGATAGCATCCCAGACACTACTTCATCTAAAATACAGTAACGTGCTAACATTGCATTCCATCTATTAAAAACCAGCTTTATTGTAAGCAAGGCACAGTCTTAGAAGGATAGTcactattttacattttcttccagGCTTGAAAGTGTGTCACTGGCTGACAATTACATCTTTTGATATTTGATACAAAGAGTTCTGACATAtctaaagtacattttaaacCCCCAAAACTTAAAGTACCAAAAATACAACTTGCTGTTCAACATGGCTGTGTTAACGAAGTCAGTTTTATTCCCAGTTGTCACTGGTTTCCATTTATGGGAGGGCCAGCAGAGGGAGTCAGGAACCAAGCCTGCGCCCAGCTCCTCCATTCCTTCCAAGCAGCATTTCACCTCTCTAAAGCCATGGAGGTTTTAAAACGGGAGTATTTGGAACCCCATTGTCCTTCCCCAATACTTTTTTGGGGCTGGACTGTTAGGAAGCATCTCCTTCCAAACAGTCCCACAGGGACTTCATATGGGGCTAGGATGCAGTTACTATTTTACTTGAAGATAAGCATATAAAATCTTGCTTGGTCCTTTCGTATCCTCTCAATCTTTGACTTCTGCAATTGAAATATAAATCTCTTGATGGACACACACCACAACTAGGTTATATTTCACACACATTAgtttcacagcagcagccacctcacACTGCTGCCTCTGTTGCCTGAAGTTCAATTATACTTCACAAATGGCTTAAACATTCGGCCTAAAACACAATGGCTTAAAACAGCACCTAGAACAGCCGCGCAGGGAGCAAACACCCCCGCCACGGCGCACGGGGTTGGGCACAAGGAAAGGGGACAGTAACGTGGGGAACGGCCGCAGGTGCGATGCACGTCATTAACTGGAGAGGTGTGGAAGAAGGGGACATTTCGGAGGCTCCCAGGGGAGCGCTCAGAGAAGCAGACTGCCTGCTCACCAGCCTGTGTGGGGGTCTTTCCCCATTCCCTTGGGAATAAACTAGAGGGGAGCAGAATCATGCTTTTCAGTGACAGTCTGCTTTCCACTCCTCTCCTGGTGACTATAAAAGGGGTAGGAAAGACCATGCTTCCCAGTCATGCCCCAGTTCATCTAGGGAAAAGCTTCTGTGGAGCAGAGATGTTTTCCAGCACACATGAGAAGTGGGAGTCCCCTTAGGACAATTATCTTAATATtggtttctccttttccagtgaAGCCAGCACTATCGAACACTTTGACTACAATCCTAAAAAAGGAGTAATGTGCCCAAAATAGTAAGCATTCCCAATGGCTTCACCGCAGAGAACACGTTCTGCCccacaagcagcagcacactggTTAGACGTGCACGGAAAGAGGAGGGAGCCAAGGGAGCTTCTGCACAACCACTGCAGGAAGACTGTGCCCGGGAAGAGATGCACAGCAACCTCAGCATTTGGTCTTGTTTAACATCATTCCATCCTGTGGGCATGCAACCATCAGCAGGCTGCCATGTCTGCAGGAGATGATGATTTCGCTACAGCTTAGCACAGAGATCCTCTCAGCTGGCTTCAGTGGGAGTCCAAGTTTTTGTGCTCCAGATTTGCAGTGAAATAACCACGTTTTTCAGACACGTTAattgagagaagagaaaaaactggTGACCTGGGACTGGAGAAATCTGAAGAGAGCTGCGACAGTAAATAATTCCACTTCTAGCAGGTTTGtacattcaaaaatatttgcctttccCTACTGTGACAAATACATTTACCAAATATAGCTTAATTACCTGCACAGCATGAGACAAATCTGACACCAAACAGTGCCTCAGCTTTTCATCACTTCCTATTCCTTGCAAAACAAAGTCAGGGACATAAGACGAACAGTAGCCACCTAGTAAGGATCTTCCAAAATTGGCAATACTGGGCTGGACAGAGTTCACTTCAACTAATTTTGACCTGCAAGAAAGGCATATCAAAGAGATGTACAATAGTAAACAACAAATCCAGCTTACAGAGAGGTCGCACTTTCACATTTATCGTATCTCTTCTAACTTTAAACAACAAATTCAGCTCACACAGAGGTCACACTTTCACATTTATCGTATCTCTTCTAACTTCTAacttcaaatacttttaaaaaagagtttaaGTCAGCTTTTGCAGTCAGCCCATTGTGGAAGAAAAGGATATGAGTGACGATCGCAATgcacaattaatatttttttccagaccgCTAATTTCTCTATATTCTTTTACAACCAGCAAGCTCAAGAGACACTTTTCCAACCACTGATGCCAAGTTAGGCTACACTCTCCAAGCATGTGACATGAGAAGAGGCTCTATCTTTTTTAGGCTCTATTACTGCTGAATAATACCTACCCAGGAAAAGGAATCTCATATTCTTCTGCCCAATCTTCTTGTTCTGCTCCATAATAGTTACTGCTTGGTCTAGTTAGATCATGACCTGTATCCTCACTTTCGCTGTCACCCAAGGCACTATCTGAACTCTCATTTCTTGGAATGTCCCAATCAATTCCCGGGGCGACTTTTTTCTCTACGTTTTCTCTGTCCCCATGGGGGACGCGAATAGAGATTTTCTCTCTTTGGTCCTGCTCATTAAAGCAGTTTTTGTAGGTCTCTTGTCGAACAGAGTCCATAAATTTACAAAACTCACTAGGTGGTTTGCTAGTCTTTGTACACAGCTTTTTAGAAAACTCTAAACTACTGTTGTGAGCAAGAAGGTCTGTAGCTGCTTGCCCTGGAATATCATCAATAGTCCGGGTTTCAACTGAACTGTCATCAGTAAAATATTCATCAAACAGACTCATGCTCTCAGCATTGTATGGATTTGGATTCCAGCTCTGATGCTCACTAGCAACTTGAGGAAAGGGTTCAGCTGTCCCACAGTCTCTATTTTGGTCCTCAACAGTTTGTTTAGCTTCACAGTTCTGATCAGCAGACACTCCTTCCTCCGCTGCTGGTGGGCTGTGATGCCTAGCAATTTGTTCCACTACTGCCTGACTTCTGAGTTCGATGTCTGAATCGGGTGACATGGAATCTCCGATGAGGAAAGTCACCTTTGTCTGAGCTTCGGCAGCACTGCAAGGAAACGCATCGCAGAAGAGCTTATCTGGCGGCTTCTTTTCCACAGCTATACCGGGTGACCTTGTTACACTGACCGCCTGGTTGCCCGATTCCAGCGACTCTTCACTCCTCCACATGTTTCCTGTTGGCTCCAAACCAGATTCCGTCACTACACGTTTTTCTGGTGAAGCTGACCCTGTGCACACCACAGTCTCTACTTTTGTGTCCAGGCAGGGTCTTGGTTGCTTAACATCAACAACATCTTCCTGGCAATCGTCAGGAACAATAGTTCTGTTCTCATCTGAAGAGGATTCCAGCTCTACCTTAGGAGTGTTTTGTGCATCTTCTCTCTCTTGCTGTGAAACGCCTTCTATGTTTTGTGCAAGGGAAATCGGACATTTGCAATATTTACAGCTACAGTTAGGAGTTCTCATTTCTTCAGATTCTGTCGGTAGCAAGTTGCCCCTGTTCTTGTGCATTGTGACAAGCACATACTCAGATTCTTCtacttctcctttctccagcgTGGTAGTTATAACAGTTCCAGGCATGACAATGGCTTCATCTTCCCCATTTTCTAAAAGATGCGTCTCTTGAAGTTCAGAGCATCTGATGAAGTAAGTAAGGAAATAAAGCAATCTCTGTACCAGGTCATGCCTTTTGCCAACCACAACTGTTTTCGCTAATCTCACAGGTGATCCAATAGCCCCATAGAGGTCACCtagaataggaaataaaacagacaattattttgcatctttaaaataaattattattctaACAGACAATTGTTGTGGCCAGTTTTCAAAGGCCAGGTctacaacagaaaaatactaaagCAGAACAGTGAGGACAGCTATGCtaggattttgttttcaatacaGAGAATCCCAAAGATGCTGTTGGTATCATGGCTGTTGGTAAGGTGACACGCTGGTCAGGGAGACATCTGATCTCACATATTAGGGAGTATTCGCACCACCTAACTTCATTGCCTAGCTTTGGAGGCTCATCTCCTGGGTTCCTTATATAGCCATGGGAGAGAGGAGGCATCTGCTCTGAATTACCCTGGATAGTCTGGAAACTGGGCTGAACTTTTACCCACCAAGAGAAAGCTGCAAGGAGAAACAAACCTATGCCAGGaatgagggaaaaaagtgaCAGTGGTGGGTGCATAGCTGAAGCCaaccttctcttccctccccttgAGCTCTACTATGGGTTGGAAGGGTTGTTTTGACTGTATTCCAGATTCACCTGGGGAAGCGCCTGTGCATGTGCTGTTCTGGGGGTATTAGGGCACTGCATGAATGCAGCGATGGGGGGACAAGGGATCCAAGAGGCCTCAAAGGTCAGCCTAAACACAGCAGATCCCTTGAGTCCCATGAGCTCTGAAATCAAGTCTTCTTGCCAACTCCCTGGCCATTCCTGCCTATACCAGAATAGGGCAACCTCACaaaaccttccttttccttccctgaccAAATTCCATGAGAGTTTGTGTGCAAAGCAGGACAATCTGACCAGAGAATAGGAAGctcatctcctctcctctgctcagcaATTAGAAGACAGTATGACTAGCTACTCAATTGACTAGGCTTTGAGACCTTACCCAGGGGATTGCCGAGTCATAATTCCCTGTACTGTGTTGCTCCTTTGCCTGTTGTATTGAGAGTATGTTCATTTCTTATCAAAAGATGGATTTCCTTGATTTGCTCTTTCCAGAACTGGGCTTATTGATAGCAGcattgcaaaaaataaaaattggtttTCCTTATAGAGGGAGGACAAGAGGAGGACTGGAATCCTCCATCATCACCTGGACAAGTGACCTTAAGAGACCTGCCATAGATGACTAAAGAGGGCTTTACTTTTTGGCT
Coding sequences:
- the FNIP1 gene encoding folliculin-interacting protein 1 isoform X2, coding for MGQGGPAVCSALAVPVSLLKSWPLPEFDPSQIRLIVYQDCERRGRNVLFDSSAKRKIEDVSVSKLCSDAQVRVFGKCCQLKPGGDSSSSLDSSINSSSSFSDPKEQCPKYQGSRCSSDANMLGEMMFGSVAMSYKGSTLKIHQIRSPPQLMLSKVFTARTGSSIYGSLNTLQDSLEFINQDSNTLKPDHSTIMNGLLGNIGLSQLCSPRRAFSEQGPLRLIRSASFFAVHSNPMDMPGREQNEDRDSGIARSASLSSLLITPFPSPGSSFNKSCASSYQRRWRRSQTTSLENGVFPRWSMDESFNLSDDSSGPSPGIVRKKKIAIGVIFSLSRDEDENNKFNEFFFSHFPLFESHMNKLKSAIEQAMKMSRRSADASQRSLAYNRIVDALNEFRTTICNLYTMPRIGEPVWLTMMSGTPEKNQLCHRFMKEFTFLMENASKNQFLPALLTAVLTNHLAWVPTVMPNGQPPIRIFLEKHSSQSVDMLAKTHPYNPLWAQLGDLYGAIGSPVRLAKTVVVGKRHDLVQRLLYFLTYFIRCSELQETHLLENGEDEAIVMPGTVITTTLEKGEVEESEYVLVTMHKNRGNLLPTESEEMRTPNCSCKYCKCPISLAQNIEGVSQQEREDAQNTPKVELESSSDENRTIVPDDCQEDVVDVKQPRPCLDTKVETVVCTGSASPEKRVVTESGLEPTGNMWRSEESLESGNQAVSVTRSPGIAVEKKPPDKLFCDAFPCSAAEAQTKVTFLIGDSMSPDSDIELRSQAVVEQIARHHSPPAAEEGVSADQNCEAKQTVEDQNRDCGTAEPFPQVASEHQSWNPNPYNAESMSLFDEYFTDDSSVETRTIDDIPGQAATDLLAHNSSLEFSKKLCTKTSKPPSEFCKFMDSVRQETYKNCFNEQDQREKISIRVPHGDRENVEKKVAPGIDWDIPRNESSDSALGDSESEDTGHDLTRPSSNYYGAEQEDWAEEYEIPFPGSKLVEVNSVQPSIANFGRSLLGGYCSSYVPDFVLQGIGSDEKLRHCLVSDLSHAVQHPVLDEPIAEAVCIIADTDKWTVQVASSQRRMIDNKLGKEVLVSSLVSNLLHSTLQLYKHNLSPNFCVMHLEDRLQELYFKSKMLSEYLKGQMRVHVKELGVVLGIESSDLPLLAAVASTHSPYVAQILL
- the FNIP1 gene encoding folliculin-interacting protein 1 isoform X1; protein product: MPPTLFQKLFNKKHGLISPARDARDDCVFSWPLPEFDPSQIRLIVYQDCERRGRNVLFDSSAKRKIEDVSVSKLCSDAQVRVFGKCCQLKPGGDSSSSLDSSINSSSSFSDPKEQCPKYQGSRCSSDANMLGEMMFGSVAMSYKGSTLKIHQIRSPPQLMLSKVFTARTGSSIYGSLNTLQDSLEFINQDSNTLKPDHSTIMNGLLGNIGLSQLCSPRRAFSEQGPLRLIRSASFFAVHSNPMDMPGREQNEDRDSGIARSASLSSLLITPFPSPGSSFNKSCASSYQRRWRRSQTTSLENGVFPRWSMDESFNLSDDSSGPSPGIVRKKKIAIGVIFSLSRDEDENNKFNEFFFSHFPLFESHMNKLKSAIEQAMKMSRRSADASQRSLAYNRIVDALNEFRTTICNLYTMPRIGEPVWLTMMSGTPEKNQLCHRFMKEFTFLMENASKNQFLPALLTAVLTNHLAWVPTVMPNGQPPIRIFLEKHSSQSVDMLAKTHPYNPLWAQLGDLYGAIGSPVRLAKTVVVGKRHDLVQRLLYFLTYFIRCSELQETHLLENGEDEAIVMPGTVITTTLEKGEVEESEYVLVTMHKNRGNLLPTESEEMRTPNCSCKYCKCPISLAQNIEGVSQQEREDAQNTPKVELESSSDENRTIVPDDCQEDVVDVKQPRPCLDTKVETVVCTGSASPEKRVVTESGLEPTGNMWRSEESLESGNQAVSVTRSPGIAVEKKPPDKLFCDAFPCSAAEAQTKVTFLIGDSMSPDSDIELRSQAVVEQIARHHSPPAAEEGVSADQNCEAKQTVEDQNRDCGTAEPFPQVASEHQSWNPNPYNAESMSLFDEYFTDDSSVETRTIDDIPGQAATDLLAHNSSLEFSKKLCTKTSKPPSEFCKFMDSVRQETYKNCFNEQDQREKISIRVPHGDRENVEKKVAPGIDWDIPRNESSDSALGDSESEDTGHDLTRPSSNYYGAEQEDWAEEYEIPFPGSKLVEVNSVQPSIANFGRSLLGGYCSSYVPDFVLQGIGSDEKLRHCLVSDLSHAVQHPVLDEPIAEAVCIIADTDKWTVQVASSQRRMIDNKLGKEVLVSSLVSNLLHSTLQLYKHNLSPNFCVMHLEDRLQELYFKSKMLSEYLKGQMRVHVKELGVVLGIESSDLPLLAAVASTHSPYVAQILL
- the FNIP1 gene encoding folliculin-interacting protein 1 isoform X6, translating into MPPTLFQKLFNKKHGLISPARDARDDCVFSWPLPEFDPSQIRLIVYQDCERRGRNVLFDSSAKRKIEDVSVSKLCSDAQVRVFGKCCQLKPGGDSSSSLDSSINSSSSFSDPKEQCPKYQGSRCSSDANMLGEMMFGSVAMSYKGSTLKIHQIRSPPQLMLSKVFTARTGSSIYGSLNTLQDSLEFINQDSNTLKPDHSTIMNGLLGNIVHSNPMDMPGREQNEDRDSGIARSASLSSLLITPFPSPGSSFNKSCASSYQRRWRRSQTTSLENGVFPRWSMDESFNLSDDSSGPSPGIVRKKKIAIGVIFSLSRDEDENNKFNEFFFSHFPLFESHMNKLKSAIEQAMKMSRRSADASQRSLAYNRIVDALNEFRTTICNLYTMPRIGEPVWLTMMSGTPEKNQLCHRFMKEFTFLMENASKNQFLPALLTAVLTNHLAWVPTVMPNGQPPIRIFLEKHSSQSVDMLAKTHPYNPLWAQLGDLYGAIGSPVRLAKTVVVGKRHDLVQRLLYFLTYFIRCSELQETHLLENGEDEAIVMPGTVITTTLEKGEVEESEYVLVTMHKNRGNLLPTESEEMRTPNCSCKYCKCPISLAQNIEGVSQQEREDAQNTPKVELESSSDENRTIVPDDCQEDVVDVKQPRPCLDTKVETVVCTGSASPEKRVVTESGLEPTGNMWRSEESLESGNQAVSVTRSPGIAVEKKPPDKLFCDAFPCSAAEAQTKVTFLIGDSMSPDSDIELRSQAVVEQIARHHSPPAAEEGVSADQNCEAKQTVEDQNRDCGTAEPFPQVASEHQSWNPNPYNAESMSLFDEYFTDDSSVETRTIDDIPGQAATDLLAHNSSLEFSKKLCTKTSKPPSEFCKFMDSVRQETYKNCFNEQDQREKISIRVPHGDRENVEKKVAPGIDWDIPRNESSDSALGDSESEDTGHDLTRPSSNYYGAEQEDWAEEYEIPFPGSKLVEVNSVQPSIANFGRSLLGGYCSSYVPDFVLQGIGSDEKLRHCLVSDLSHAVQHPVLDEPIAEAVCIIADTDKWTVQVASSQRRMIDNKLGKEVLVSSLVSNLLHSTLQLYKHNLSPNFCVMHLEDRLQELYFKSKMLSEYLKGQMRVHVKELGVVLGIESSDLPLLAAVASTHSPYVAQILL
- the FNIP1 gene encoding folliculin-interacting protein 1 isoform X5, yielding MLPSWPLPEFDPSQIRLIVYQDCERRGRNVLFDSSAKRKIEDVSVSKLCSDAQVRVFGKCCQLKPGGDSSSSLDSSINSSSSFSDPKEQCPKYQGSRCSSDANMLGEMMFGSVAMSYKGSTLKIHQIRSPPQLMLSKVFTARTGSSIYGSLNTLQDSLEFINQDSNTLKPDHSTIMNGLLGNIGLSQLCSPRRAFSEQGPLRLIRSASFFAVHSNPMDMPGREQNEDRDSGIARSASLSSLLITPFPSPGSSFNKSCASSYQRRWRRSQTTSLENGVFPRWSMDESFNLSDDSSGPSPGIVRKKKIAIGVIFSLSRDEDENNKFNEFFFSHFPLFESHMNKLKSAIEQAMKMSRRSADASQRSLAYNRIVDALNEFRTTICNLYTMPRIGEPVWLTMMSGTPEKNQLCHRFMKEFTFLMENASKNQFLPALLTAVLTNHLAWVPTVMPNGQPPIRIFLEKHSSQSVDMLAKTHPYNPLWAQLGDLYGAIGSPVRLAKTVVVGKRHDLVQRLLYFLTYFIRCSELQETHLLENGEDEAIVMPGTVITTTLEKGEVEESEYVLVTMHKNRGNLLPTESEEMRTPNCSCKYCKCPISLAQNIEGVSQQEREDAQNTPKVELESSSDENRTIVPDDCQEDVVDVKQPRPCLDTKVETVVCTGSASPEKRVVTESGLEPTGNMWRSEESLESGNQAVSVTRSPGIAVEKKPPDKLFCDAFPCSAAEAQTKVTFLIGDSMSPDSDIELRSQAVVEQIARHHSPPAAEEGVSADQNCEAKQTVEDQNRDCGTAEPFPQVASEHQSWNPNPYNAESMSLFDEYFTDDSSVETRTIDDIPGQAATDLLAHNSSLEFSKKLCTKTSKPPSEFCKFMDSVRQETYKNCFNEQDQREKISIRVPHGDRENVEKKVAPGIDWDIPRNESSDSALGDSESEDTGHDLTRPSSNYYGAEQEDWAEEYEIPFPGSKLVEVNSVQPSIANFGRSLLGGYCSSYVPDFVLQGIGSDEKLRHCLVSDLSHAVQHPVLDEPIAEAVCIIADTDKWTVQVASSQRRMIDNKLGKEVLVSSLVSNLLHSTLQLYKHNLSPNFCVMHLEDRLQELYFKSKMLSEYLKGQMRVHVKELGVVLGIESSDLPLLAAVASTHSPYVAQILL
- the FNIP1 gene encoding folliculin-interacting protein 1 isoform X3 is translated as MLPLVDITSWPLPEFDPSQIRLIVYQDCERRGRNVLFDSSAKRKIEDVSVSKLCSDAQVRVFGKCCQLKPGGDSSSSLDSSINSSSSFSDPKEQCPKYQGSRCSSDANMLGEMMFGSVAMSYKGSTLKIHQIRSPPQLMLSKVFTARTGSSIYGSLNTLQDSLEFINQDSNTLKPDHSTIMNGLLGNIGLSQLCSPRRAFSEQGPLRLIRSASFFAVHSNPMDMPGREQNEDRDSGIARSASLSSLLITPFPSPGSSFNKSCASSYQRRWRRSQTTSLENGVFPRWSMDESFNLSDDSSGPSPGIVRKKKIAIGVIFSLSRDEDENNKFNEFFFSHFPLFESHMNKLKSAIEQAMKMSRRSADASQRSLAYNRIVDALNEFRTTICNLYTMPRIGEPVWLTMMSGTPEKNQLCHRFMKEFTFLMENASKNQFLPALLTAVLTNHLAWVPTVMPNGQPPIRIFLEKHSSQSVDMLAKTHPYNPLWAQLGDLYGAIGSPVRLAKTVVVGKRHDLVQRLLYFLTYFIRCSELQETHLLENGEDEAIVMPGTVITTTLEKGEVEESEYVLVTMHKNRGNLLPTESEEMRTPNCSCKYCKCPISLAQNIEGVSQQEREDAQNTPKVELESSSDENRTIVPDDCQEDVVDVKQPRPCLDTKVETVVCTGSASPEKRVVTESGLEPTGNMWRSEESLESGNQAVSVTRSPGIAVEKKPPDKLFCDAFPCSAAEAQTKVTFLIGDSMSPDSDIELRSQAVVEQIARHHSPPAAEEGVSADQNCEAKQTVEDQNRDCGTAEPFPQVASEHQSWNPNPYNAESMSLFDEYFTDDSSVETRTIDDIPGQAATDLLAHNSSLEFSKKLCTKTSKPPSEFCKFMDSVRQETYKNCFNEQDQREKISIRVPHGDRENVEKKVAPGIDWDIPRNESSDSALGDSESEDTGHDLTRPSSNYYGAEQEDWAEEYEIPFPGSKLVEVNSVQPSIANFGRSLLGGYCSSYVPDFVLQGIGSDEKLRHCLVSDLSHAVQHPVLDEPIAEAVCIIADTDKWTVQVASSQRRMIDNKLGKEVLVSSLVSNLLHSTLQLYKHNLSPNFCVMHLEDRLQELYFKSKMLSEYLKGQMRVHVKELGVVLGIESSDLPLLAAVASTHSPYVAQILL
- the FNIP1 gene encoding folliculin-interacting protein 1 isoform X4 — its product is MSPKCFSSWPLPEFDPSQIRLIVYQDCERRGRNVLFDSSAKRKIEDVSVSKLCSDAQVRVFGKCCQLKPGGDSSSSLDSSINSSSSFSDPKEQCPKYQGSRCSSDANMLGEMMFGSVAMSYKGSTLKIHQIRSPPQLMLSKVFTARTGSSIYGSLNTLQDSLEFINQDSNTLKPDHSTIMNGLLGNIGLSQLCSPRRAFSEQGPLRLIRSASFFAVHSNPMDMPGREQNEDRDSGIARSASLSSLLITPFPSPGSSFNKSCASSYQRRWRRSQTTSLENGVFPRWSMDESFNLSDDSSGPSPGIVRKKKIAIGVIFSLSRDEDENNKFNEFFFSHFPLFESHMNKLKSAIEQAMKMSRRSADASQRSLAYNRIVDALNEFRTTICNLYTMPRIGEPVWLTMMSGTPEKNQLCHRFMKEFTFLMENASKNQFLPALLTAVLTNHLAWVPTVMPNGQPPIRIFLEKHSSQSVDMLAKTHPYNPLWAQLGDLYGAIGSPVRLAKTVVVGKRHDLVQRLLYFLTYFIRCSELQETHLLENGEDEAIVMPGTVITTTLEKGEVEESEYVLVTMHKNRGNLLPTESEEMRTPNCSCKYCKCPISLAQNIEGVSQQEREDAQNTPKVELESSSDENRTIVPDDCQEDVVDVKQPRPCLDTKVETVVCTGSASPEKRVVTESGLEPTGNMWRSEESLESGNQAVSVTRSPGIAVEKKPPDKLFCDAFPCSAAEAQTKVTFLIGDSMSPDSDIELRSQAVVEQIARHHSPPAAEEGVSADQNCEAKQTVEDQNRDCGTAEPFPQVASEHQSWNPNPYNAESMSLFDEYFTDDSSVETRTIDDIPGQAATDLLAHNSSLEFSKKLCTKTSKPPSEFCKFMDSVRQETYKNCFNEQDQREKISIRVPHGDRENVEKKVAPGIDWDIPRNESSDSALGDSESEDTGHDLTRPSSNYYGAEQEDWAEEYEIPFPGSKLVEVNSVQPSIANFGRSLLGGYCSSYVPDFVLQGIGSDEKLRHCLVSDLSHAVQHPVLDEPIAEAVCIIADTDKWTVQVASSQRRMIDNKLGKEVLVSSLVSNLLHSTLQLYKHNLSPNFCVMHLEDRLQELYFKSKMLSEYLKGQMRVHVKELGVVLGIESSDLPLLAAVASTHSPYVAQILL